AGAGCCTCGTCTTCGAGGGGGAATGATCGGGTTCATCTATATTGTACATCTCATAAACCCGCCCTCTTTTGTTTAAGGGACCAACTTCTTCACCCAATCCGAATATTCCGTCCTCTTCACCTATTTTGAAAGTAAGTCTGAACCCCTTCAAAGTCTCCTTTATTCTTAATTCCATCCACTTATCCTTCTTGCAGGTAACTGTATAAACATCTCCCTCGTTCCTTTCGATCCTGGAATTATGAAAATAGAACGAGCTAAACTTATCTACAACAGCTATGGGTTCAATGTTCACAGCACCACTCTTGGGAACAATCTCTTCCGGTGAAGATTTTATTTCCATCTCCAGTATTCTTCCGGGAAATTTTTTGAATTTACAATTCATTGACATCACCTTCTTATCTGGTTTTGTCTCGATTTTAACATGGCTAACTATCCTTTTTTTTTGAAATCGATATTAAGGATGTTAGACTAATACCAGAAAGGGGTGTTTAAATTGACTGCGGAAAAGATCGCGAGAATTATTAAAGAACATTTTGATGAGATTTCTGTTGGCGACTTCAGCGGTACGTTTCAGATTATTGTTCATGGAGAGACTTCTGAAGCTTTCTCTTTCATATTTTCTGAAGGGAAAATGGAGTTTGCAAAAGGAAAAATTGATAATCCCGACTGTACCATCGAGACAGATGAGGCTACATTTCAGGCATTACTGGAGGGAACCAAAAGGCCCATGGCGGCTTTTATGACAGGAAAACTGAAAGTTACAGGAAATCTTGATCTCGCATTGAAGTTTGGACAAATGCTGGGATAGGGAGGGATTCCGATGAAGAAAGCAGCCATTCTGACTTTCACATCGGAAAAGAGCGTTTTTTTTCATGCCTTGATAAACGTTATTGACATGAAAGACAAAGGAATGGATACGATCCTAATACTCGAAGGTGCATCTACGAAATTCCTTGAGGATATGGTGCGGGAGGATAGAGATTTTCACCAATTGTATCTGAAGCTGAAAGAAAGAGCTATTATTGGCGCAATCTGCTTCGCGTGCTCGAAGATGACAAAAACACTCGAACTCGCAGAGAGCGAGTTTCTGCCAATATGCGGCTCTTTGGAAGGGCATGTACCTCTGAACGAATATGTCGAGGCTGGTTATCAAATAATAACATTCTGATCCGGAGGGAAAAAAATGAGAGAAGAACTCTACAAATGGAAATATCAGAAACTCGCAGAAGTTGTGCTCGAAAACTTTGCAAAACGTGGTATAAACGGACATTATGTTAATTCAGGGGAAGATGTAATACCTCTGCTGAAGAAATTGATACCTCCACATTCTTCTGTCGCAGTCGGTGGTTCTTTAACGCTCTCTGAAACAGGTGTTCTGGATTTTTTGCGTAAAAATGATTATGATTTCAAAGACCGTTACGCTGTTAAAACGCCTGAAGAACGTAAGAAGATACATGCCGAGACCTTTGGAGTTGATTATTTTTTGAGCAGTGCTAATGCCATTACTATGCGTGGTGAGATCGTACAGCTGGATGGCCATGGAACCAGAGTGGCACCCATGATTTATGGTCCGAAAAAGGTAATCATCGTCGCGGGTATGAATAAGATCGTACCTGATATCGAGAGCGCCAGAGAGAGGATAAAATACATTGCCCCTATGAATGCAAGAAGATTGGGCCTCCATACTCCCTGCACCACAACAGGGATCTGCATGGACTGCAGATCAAATCAAAGAATATGTGAAACATACGTTATCATCAGTGACAGCAGTGCCCACAAAGACAGATATACGGTGATACTTGTAGGTGAAAACCTTGGACTTTGAAGTGGACTACTGCTGGAGGGATCAGAGATGAAGACTTACCGTCTGCTTATATCGGGATTGGTGCAAGGAGTTGGTTTCAGATATTTTGTCTATAGAAAGGCAAAGAAATTTGGAATTACCGGATACGTCAGAAACACAGAAGATGGTAGAGTAGAAATTTACGCTTCTGGACCTGAAGATAGTTTGCTAAATTTCATTGAAATAGTCTCTAGAGGACCAGTATACGCCGATGTTAGAGCATTTGAAAAAGAAGAACTCCCGTACATGCCCTTTTCAGCTTTTGAGATAAGGTTATGATGGGAGGAATAAGTGTGAAACGAATCATAATTGTATTTCTCGTGGCAATATCTGTAATGACTTTCACACAGGTGGTTGTACCTCTGCCGATTTTTTCCGTGCCAGATTTCGATCAGAGAAATGGAATAATAGAGGTTTTTTATGAAGTGTTAGAGAACAATTCAACTATTTCTGTAACCGTTGTTTTTAGAGACGAGGATTATCCATGCTTTCTTGCGAACATTCTCTACGATGTGTACAGATATTTCAGATATGGTCGCATCGTCGATATAGAGACCTTTTATCTACATCTGAGCGCTGAGGGAACTGTCACCGTTGTGGAATTTCCTGGAGTGTTCTCCGGCGACCACACCTTTAAGGACACCAAAAACCTGCACGGTTCTGCGAGTTTTACAGCCACTGAAATAACGTTTATCGACGGAAGACCTCTCATATATGTGAACACATGGAACCATATGTTTGGAGTGAGAGCTTCCTTCGATAAAAAGTACGAGAAAATGATATTCGATTACCCCATAACCCGAGGTGGTAGGCTGGAAGCCGAAAGAAAATATTCATGGCTGTATTGATTATTCCATAACGTACCATTCTTTGATGAACTTTCTCACGAAGTTGAGTGTAAATTCATAGCGTCCCTCTGCTATTTTTCTTGAAGTTTCCATCCAAAAACTATTCGGTGTCATCTTCAGAATCTTTTCAAAAAAGTGGTTCAGGTAAGTCTCCGAAACACCATCATATTGCTTTTTCGGTTTAATTCGCGGGTCAAAAAGAGGTCTCCTCAATTCATTATTGTGATTGAATAATCGCGCGATAGCGATGGCACCTATGCTATCGAGTCTGTCCGCATCTTGAAGTATTTTTCCTTCAACGAATTTTGGGACTCTCCTGTTTGCATACCTGTGAGACAGAATACTATCGTATACGATCTCTATTACAGTCTCGGAAAACCCCTTTTCAGAAAGTAAATGTTTTGCAAATTGCGCGCTGGCGAAGGCGTGGTCCACACCGCTCGTTTCTTCTTCATGGCGTTTTGCATCGTGTAGCAAGATAGCCAGGGTGAGCACTTTTAGCTCTCCCACATTCTCTGTCTCATATATTTTCCAACCCAGTCC
This genomic interval from Kosmotoga pacifica contains the following:
- a CDS encoding SCP2 sterol-binding domain-containing protein is translated as MTAEKIARIIKEHFDEISVGDFSGTFQIIVHGETSEAFSFIFSEGKMEFAKGKIDNPDCTIETDEATFQALLEGTKRPMAAFMTGKLKVTGNLDLALKFGQMLG
- a CDS encoding lactate utilization protein, which encodes MREELYKWKYQKLAEVVLENFAKRGINGHYVNSGEDVIPLLKKLIPPHSSVAVGGSLTLSETGVLDFLRKNDYDFKDRYAVKTPEERKKIHAETFGVDYFLSSANAITMRGEIVQLDGHGTRVAPMIYGPKKVIIVAGMNKIVPDIESARERIKYIAPMNARRLGLHTPCTTTGICMDCRSNQRICETYVIISDSSAHKDRYTVILVGENLGL
- a CDS encoding acylphosphatase; its protein translation is MKTYRLLISGLVQGVGFRYFVYRKAKKFGITGYVRNTEDGRVEIYASGPEDSLLNFIEIVSRGPVYADVRAFEKEELPYMPFSAFEIRL
- a CDS encoding HD domain-containing protein, which produces MGYIGYIERAKRRFPEISDIANIVEAEMLRYPSASHDILHVERVLGLGWKIYETENVGELKVLTLAILLHDAKRHEEETSGVDHAFASAQFAKHLLSEKGFSETVIEIVYDSILSHRYANRRVPKFVEGKILQDADRLDSIGAIAIARLFNHNNELRRPLFDPRIKPKKQYDGVSETYLNHFFEKILKMTPNSFWMETSRKIAEGRYEFTLNFVRKFIKEWYVME